A stretch of Natronococcus sp. CG52 DNA encodes these proteins:
- a CDS encoding class I SAM-dependent methyltransferase, which translates to MREFSETYLERTREGMWDDTRAALEPLELDSRDRVLDVGCGTGELSRVLAAECPDEVVGCDADPDLLEFAGERVPVVAGDALRLPFPDDAFDLVVCQALLINLPEPAAALAEFARVSSDLVAAVEPDNGAVEVDSTAPTEEHLEARARRAYLDGISTDVTLGADTEDAFADAGLEVLETRRYDHERTIEPPYGETALTIAQRKATGAGLADDRETMLKGTMNDEEYDDLRSDWRSMGRNVIEQMEARSYRRTEAIPFFVTVGRV; encoded by the coding sequence GTGCGCGAGTTCTCCGAAACCTACCTCGAGCGGACCCGTGAAGGGATGTGGGACGACACCCGGGCGGCGCTCGAGCCCCTCGAACTCGACTCTCGCGACCGCGTCCTCGACGTCGGTTGCGGAACCGGCGAACTGAGTCGCGTGCTCGCGGCGGAGTGTCCGGACGAGGTAGTCGGCTGCGACGCCGATCCCGATCTCCTCGAGTTCGCCGGCGAGCGCGTCCCGGTCGTCGCCGGCGACGCCCTTCGCCTGCCGTTCCCCGACGACGCCTTCGACCTCGTCGTCTGCCAGGCGCTGCTGATCAACCTTCCCGAACCGGCGGCCGCGCTCGCGGAGTTCGCCCGCGTCTCGAGCGACCTCGTCGCCGCCGTCGAACCGGACAACGGCGCGGTCGAGGTCGACTCGACCGCGCCGACCGAAGAGCACCTCGAGGCGCGAGCGCGACGGGCCTACCTCGACGGCATCTCGACCGACGTGACCCTCGGCGCCGATACCGAGGACGCGTTCGCGGACGCGGGCCTCGAGGTGCTCGAGACACGACGGTACGACCACGAGCGGACGATCGAACCGCCGTACGGCGAGACGGCGTTGACGATCGCACAGCGCAAGGCGACCGGCGCGGGGCTGGCCGACGACCGGGAGACGATGCTCAAGGGGACGATGAACGACGAGGAGTACGACGACCTTCGAAGCGACTGGCGGTCGATGGGTCGGAACGTCATCGAGCAGATGGAAGCGCGATCCTACCGCCGGACCGAGGCGATCCCGTTTTTCGTCACCGTTGGACGGGTGTAA
- a CDS encoding class I SAM-dependent methyltransferase, translating to MTSKTRSSDEQTKRVWSLGSYSDIAPTFLGTAAHLVGTAGISATDAVLDVGCGTGNAAITAARRGARVTGLDIVPAMLDEARENATIAGVEPIDWQEGSATDLPFEDDAFDVTLSCLGHVFAEPPDDAGRELLRVTRPGGRIAFTSPGVSETEQHALRIQRRR from the coding sequence ATGACTTCCAAGACACGCTCTTCGGACGAGCAGACAAAACGAGTGTGGTCTCTCGGTTCCTATTCCGATATCGCACCGACTTTTCTGGGCACGGCGGCTCACCTCGTCGGGACTGCCGGGATCAGTGCGACCGACGCCGTCCTCGACGTGGGCTGCGGGACGGGGAACGCCGCGATCACCGCCGCGCGGCGAGGGGCGCGCGTCACGGGGTTAGACATCGTCCCGGCGATGCTCGACGAGGCGCGCGAAAACGCGACGATCGCTGGCGTCGAGCCGATCGACTGGCAGGAGGGCTCCGCGACGGATCTTCCGTTCGAAGATGACGCGTTCGACGTTACCCTCTCGTGTCTCGGCCACGTGTTCGCAGAACCGCCCGATGACGCCGGTCGAGAATTGCTTCGCGTGACACGGCCGGGTGGACGAATCGCGTTCACCTCGCCGGGAGTATCGGAGACTGAGCAACACGCGCTGCGTATTCAGCGCCGGCGGTAA
- a CDS encoding transcriptional regulator FilR1 domain-containing protein yields MVDHAREMVESGQAKFFGHTGTIPVTVFLIDDVVLLCLSGDEGAPRAVIETTDETVRSWAESTIDTYRREGELLDPELFTE; encoded by the coding sequence ATGGTTGATCACGCACGGGAGATGGTCGAGTCTGGGCAGGCCAAGTTCTTCGGGCACACGGGCACAATCCCGGTCACCGTGTTCCTGATCGATGACGTGGTACTGTTGTGCTTATCCGGTGACGAGGGGGCTCCACGCGCAGTAATAGAGACCACGGACGAAACGGTTCGCTCGTGGGCAGAGTCGACCATTGATACCTATCGCCGTGAGGGGGAACTGCTCGATCCGGAACTATTCACGGAGTGA
- a CDS encoding helix-turn-helix transcriptional regulator translates to MSLPLDGIRSPLEEIEFLARSPNRIRVLDTLVEEPMERHDIEYETDVSRATLARILGDFEQRGWVTRDSRQYETTPVGDYVAKEFTDLLKRFEPVPGLNEVVEWFPREGFDFDLGCLAGAEIIRPSKSDALAPTTHITRRLRIADRVRVTSYSHLSDVMEVCWRGTVEGTLELESVVDRRALERIGTDPPDG, encoded by the coding sequence ATGAGTCTCCCACTCGATGGTATCCGGTCGCCCCTCGAAGAAATCGAATTTCTCGCTCGCTCGCCGAACCGCATTAGAGTACTTGACACCCTCGTAGAGGAGCCGATGGAGCGACACGATATCGAATACGAAACCGACGTTTCGAGAGCGACCCTCGCCCGTATCCTAGGCGACTTCGAACAGCGAGGATGGGTAACGCGAGATAGCAGGCAATACGAGACAACGCCCGTCGGCGACTACGTCGCGAAAGAGTTTACGGACCTCTTGAAGCGCTTCGAGCCCGTTCCGGGACTCAACGAGGTGGTCGAGTGGTTCCCTCGGGAGGGATTCGATTTCGACCTTGGATGTCTGGCCGGGGCGGAGATCATCCGCCCGTCCAAGAGCGACGCACTCGCGCCGACGACACACATCACCCGCCGGCTACGAATCGCCGACCGGGTTCGAGTCACCTCGTATTCGCACCTCTCCGACGTCATGGAGGTATGCTGGCGAGGAACCGTCGAGGGGACTCTCGAACTCGAAAGCGTCGTCGACCGGAGAGCGCTCGAAAGAATCGGAACTGACCCCCCGGATGGTTGA
- a CDS encoding DUF7095 family protein: MSEFGRSDAVDRLENLVETVERERMPVPVREVWAFGDVALGVDPVERLDVYLTKDILMRDERPADAETDPGEEYGIEGVGESVRADWAADYPEHLRANANGHAAPEKCLAAHLLGDDEPIHLEVCNASFEDNVTQRLRGAELRDDYTQLLDPRGVCLWVDGTRSEEAFRKLRESELALPTLSAALEMLGMEDDEASDAARELHAWREQQDGVTVRGDVV, encoded by the coding sequence ATGAGTGAATTTGGCCGCAGCGACGCGGTCGATCGGCTCGAAAACCTAGTCGAAACCGTCGAACGAGAGCGGATGCCGGTTCCGGTTCGCGAAGTCTGGGCGTTCGGCGACGTCGCGCTGGGAGTCGACCCCGTCGAACGGCTCGACGTCTACCTGACGAAGGATATCCTCATGCGCGACGAGCGCCCGGCGGACGCCGAGACGGATCCCGGCGAGGAGTACGGCATCGAGGGCGTCGGCGAGTCGGTCCGGGCCGACTGGGCCGCCGACTACCCCGAACACCTCCGGGCCAATGCGAACGGCCACGCCGCACCCGAAAAGTGCCTCGCGGCCCATCTCCTCGGAGACGACGAACCGATCCACCTCGAGGTCTGTAACGCCAGCTTCGAGGACAACGTCACCCAGCGGCTCCGCGGCGCGGAACTCCGGGACGATTACACCCAGTTGCTCGACCCCCGCGGCGTCTGCCTCTGGGTCGACGGCACGCGAAGCGAGGAGGCGTTCCGGAAGCTTCGCGAGAGCGAACTCGCCCTGCCGACGCTGTCGGCCGCGCTCGAGATGCTCGGGATGGAGGACGACGAGGCGAGCGACGCCGCCCGGGAACTCCACGCCTGGCGCGAACAGCAGGACGGTGTGACGGTGCGCGGCGACGTGGTCTGA
- a CDS encoding DUF4442 domain-containing protein: MLASLRSHLYRIGFNLFPAYRRTGGRVTYISPDWQEIRVKLPLNWRTRNYVGTTFGGSMYAAVDPFYMMMLINCLGDDYVVWDKEAEIRFKKPGRETLYATFTLTDAEIDAIEAELATDGTESIDRHYTVDLVDADGTVHATVRNTVYVTTDRGKAA, encoded by the coding sequence ATGCTCGCCTCACTTCGATCGCACCTCTATCGGATCGGGTTCAACCTCTTTCCCGCGTATCGCCGGACCGGCGGTCGCGTCACGTATATCTCGCCGGACTGGCAGGAAATTCGCGTAAAACTCCCGCTGAACTGGCGGACCAGAAACTACGTCGGCACGACCTTCGGCGGCAGTATGTACGCAGCCGTCGATCCGTTCTATATGATGATGCTGATCAACTGCCTCGGAGACGACTACGTGGTCTGGGACAAGGAGGCGGAGATCCGGTTCAAAAAACCCGGTAGGGAGACGTTGTACGCGACGTTTACGCTGACCGACGCGGAGATCGACGCGATCGAGGCCGAACTGGCGACCGACGGAACGGAGTCGATCGATCGCCACTACACCGTCGACCTCGTCGACGCCGACGGAACGGTCCACGCGACCGTCCGCAACACCGTTTACGTGACGACTGACCGGGGAAAAGCGGCCTGA
- a CDS encoding alpha/beta fold hydrolase: MRHRIFNEDGEEELVFVMGWGNRWTHENVSWLIGRLTEAGYRVHAFELPTNIDDFKADWLEPIAEYVLDLEEYQLLGHSAGALIAQALDGADNHVYLSPWWGYGDQFPEPLLEAASRLQTSFPCLPVGEMDRTALGEKATDHQLATMPRWVSPAFVRETRHAQQELLAIDHDAVVFCSLRDPVVSLRPIGERVPAEHVVLYNGGHELFSSAGRERYVELLLDALENGAEAVEARETVPA; this comes from the coding sequence ATGAGACACCGAATCTTCAACGAGGACGGCGAGGAGGAACTCGTCTTCGTCATGGGCTGGGGCAACCGATGGACCCACGAGAACGTCAGTTGGCTCATCGGTCGGCTGACCGAGGCGGGCTACCGCGTTCACGCCTTCGAGCTTCCGACGAACATCGACGACTTCAAGGCCGACTGGCTCGAGCCGATCGCCGAGTACGTCCTCGACCTCGAAGAGTACCAGCTGCTGGGCCACAGCGCCGGTGCCCTCATCGCTCAGGCCTTGGACGGCGCCGACAATCACGTCTATCTGAGTCCGTGGTGGGGGTACGGAGACCAGTTCCCGGAACCGCTGCTCGAGGCCGCCTCGCGCCTCCAGACGTCGTTCCCGTGCCTGCCGGTCGGCGAGATGGACAGGACCGCGCTCGGCGAGAAGGCCACCGATCACCAGCTCGCGACGATGCCGCGCTGGGTGTCGCCGGCGTTCGTCCGCGAGACCCGTCACGCACAGCAGGAACTCCTCGCGATCGATCACGACGCCGTCGTCTTCTGTTCGCTTCGGGATCCCGTCGTCAGTCTTCGACCGATCGGCGAACGGGTTCCCGCCGAACACGTGGTGCTCTACAACGGGGGTCACGAACTGTTCTCCTCCGCGGGACGGGAGCGCTACGTCGAACTCCTGCTCGACGCGCTCGAGAACGGGGCCGAGGCCGTCGAAGCGCGCGAAACGGTTCCCGCCTGA
- the ncsA gene encoding tRNA 2-thiolation protein NcsA → MDCNRCEEEAIMHAAYSGAHLCENHFRKSVEKRVRRRVRRDDLVPHDVTPEDPQTWVIGLSGGKDSVVLTRILDDTFAEDPRIELVGLTIHEGIEGYRDKSLEACVDLTDELGIRHEVVSYEEEFGIKMDDVVEDDPENMAACAYCGVFRRDILSRYADDLGADLLLTGHNLDDEAQTAMMNFLEGDVAQIAKHFDASLGPLSERGDQDEFVPRAKPLRDVPEKEVALYAHVEDLPAHITECPHASEAYRGEIQQLLYDLEENHPGTRHSILSGYEELAGIVADDLGGEDGPDLRDCAECGSTTTREVCRKCSLLESLA, encoded by the coding sequence ATGGATTGTAACCGGTGTGAGGAGGAGGCGATCATGCACGCCGCCTACTCCGGGGCACACCTCTGTGAGAACCACTTCCGGAAGTCGGTCGAAAAGCGGGTCCGACGCCGGGTGCGTCGGGACGACCTCGTCCCCCACGACGTGACGCCGGAAGACCCGCAGACGTGGGTCATCGGACTCTCGGGGGGGAAAGACAGCGTCGTGCTCACGCGGATCCTCGACGACACGTTCGCCGAGGACCCCCGCATCGAACTCGTCGGACTGACGATTCACGAGGGAATCGAGGGCTACCGGGACAAGAGCCTCGAGGCCTGCGTCGATCTCACCGACGAGCTCGGCATCCGCCACGAGGTCGTCAGCTACGAGGAAGAGTTCGGAATCAAGATGGACGACGTCGTCGAGGACGACCCCGAGAACATGGCGGCCTGCGCCTACTGCGGAGTCTTCCGGCGGGACATCCTCTCTCGATACGCCGACGACCTCGGTGCCGACCTCCTCCTGACGGGACACAACCTGGACGACGAGGCCCAGACCGCGATGATGAACTTCCTCGAGGGCGACGTCGCCCAGATCGCCAAACACTTCGACGCGAGCCTCGGTCCGCTGTCCGAGCGCGGCGACCAGGACGAGTTCGTCCCGCGTGCGAAGCCGCTGCGGGACGTCCCCGAGAAGGAGGTCGCGCTGTACGCCCACGTCGAGGACCTTCCCGCGCACATCACCGAGTGTCCCCACGCCAGCGAAGCCTACCGCGGCGAGATCCAGCAACTGCTGTACGACCTAGAGGAGAACCATCCCGGAACGCGCCACTCCATCCTCTCCGGGTACGAGGAACTCGCCGGCATCGTCGCCGACGACCTCGGCGGCGAAGACGGTCCCGACCTCCGGGACTGCGCCGAGTGTGGCTCGACCACGACGCGTGAGGTCTGCCGAAAGTGCTCGCTGCTCGAGTCGCTGGCCTGA
- the ftsZ gene encoding cell division protein FtsZ gives MQDIVQDALENAEEEAREMDESMDDDEFGEPRIVIVGCGGAGNNTINRLYNIGVDGADTVAINTDKQHLKMIEADTKILVGKSLTNGLGAGGDPSMGERATEMAQSTIKEVLGDADLVFVTAGMGGGTGTGAAPVVSKIAKEQGAIVVGMVSTPFNVERARTVKAEEGLEKLRDQADSIIVLDNNRLLDYVPNLPIGKAFSVMDQIIAETVKGISETITQPSLINLDYADMSTIMNQGGVAVMLVGETQDKNKSDEVVKDAMNHPLLDVDYRGASGGLVHITGGPDLTLKEAEGIADNITERLEASANVIWGARIQENYKGKVRVMAIMTGVQSAQVLGPTTQKQADKSRESIEGVNDSDFDASNNVKQRQYGAKSDGGTNELERQNGVDVIR, from the coding sequence ATGCAGGATATCGTTCAGGATGCACTCGAGAACGCCGAAGAAGAGGCCCGCGAGATGGACGAATCCATGGACGACGACGAGTTCGGCGAACCGCGGATCGTCATCGTCGGCTGTGGCGGCGCCGGGAACAACACGATCAATCGGCTGTACAACATCGGCGTCGACGGTGCTGACACCGTTGCGATCAACACGGACAAACAGCACCTGAAGATGATCGAGGCCGACACGAAGATCCTGGTCGGCAAGTCGCTCACGAACGGTCTCGGCGCCGGCGGCGATCCGTCGATGGGCGAGCGCGCGACCGAGATGGCCCAGAGCACGATCAAGGAGGTCCTCGGAGACGCGGACCTCGTGTTCGTGACCGCAGGGATGGGTGGTGGCACCGGTACGGGTGCCGCCCCCGTCGTCTCGAAGATTGCTAAAGAGCAGGGTGCGATCGTCGTCGGGATGGTCTCGACGCCGTTCAACGTCGAGCGCGCCCGCACGGTGAAAGCCGAGGAAGGCCTCGAGAAACTCCGCGACCAGGCCGATTCCATCATCGTGCTGGACAACAACCGGCTGCTCGATTACGTCCCGAACCTCCCGATCGGCAAGGCGTTCTCGGTGATGGACCAGATCATCGCCGAGACCGTCAAGGGGATCTCTGAAACGATCACCCAGCCGTCCCTGATCAACCTGGACTACGCGGACATGTCCACGATCATGAACCAGGGCGGTGTCGCAGTGATGCTGGTCGGCGAGACCCAGGACAAGAACAAGAGCGACGAGGTCGTCAAGGACGCGATGAACCACCCGCTGCTGGACGTCGACTACCGCGGTGCCTCCGGCGGTCTCGTTCACATCACCGGCGGTCCCGACCTCACCCTGAAAGAGGCCGAGGGCATCGCCGACAACATCACCGAGCGCCTCGAGGCCTCGGCGAACGTCATCTGGGGTGCCCGTATTCAGGAGAACTACAAGGGCAAAGTCCGCGTCATGGCGATCATGACGGGCGTCCAGAGCGCCCAGGTGCTCGGCCCGACGACGCAGAAACAGGCCGACAAGTCCCGTGAGAGCATCGAAGGAGTGAACGACTCGGACTTCGACGCGAGCAACAACGTCAAACAGCGCCAATACGGCGCGAAGAGCGACGGCGGGACGAACGAACTCGAGCGGCAGAACGGCGTCGACGTCATCCGGTAA
- a CDS encoding ribbon-helix-helix domain-containing protein, producing the protein MERVTLRIPKQQIEEVEQLVDSGEFPNRSEAIRSAVREMINEQADGRAEQTGKRNWAKV; encoded by the coding sequence ATGGAGCGTGTGACACTGCGAATTCCGAAACAGCAGATCGAGGAGGTCGAACAACTGGTCGACTCGGGTGAGTTCCCGAACCGCAGCGAGGCCATCCGTTCGGCTGTTCGTGAGATGATCAACGAGCAGGCCGACGGACGAGCCGAGCAAACTGGCAAACGCAATTGGGCCAAGGTGTAA
- a CDS encoding double zinc ribbon domain-containing protein, with the protein MSKITFRADDDLVSQLEELDASKSEVMREALRAFLADEGQSEPERTAETAIDDLVRERVDDLLTERLGDHRVGQRQPSPQPQDVNVSISLEGGHVPNENQAGTRVTAAEADTEQDRHRPSERETSCGQCGEHVDAEHVYCPNCGEKASHRLFCECGDEVRSDWSFCPSCGRRTPAADVLDTTRPK; encoded by the coding sequence ATGAGCAAGATCACGTTCCGGGCGGACGACGATCTCGTCTCGCAACTCGAGGAGCTCGACGCCTCGAAAAGCGAGGTCATGCGAGAGGCGTTGCGAGCCTTCCTCGCAGACGAGGGACAGTCCGAGCCGGAGCGGACGGCCGAGACCGCGATCGACGATCTGGTCCGAGAGCGTGTCGACGATCTGCTCACGGAACGACTCGGCGATCACCGTGTCGGACAGCGTCAGCCGTCCCCCCAACCGCAGGACGTGAACGTCTCGATCTCGCTCGAAGGAGGACACGTACCGAACGAGAACCAGGCCGGGACTCGAGTCACGGCTGCCGAAGCCGACACCGAGCAGGACCGCCACCGTCCGTCCGAGCGTGAGACCAGCTGTGGACAGTGTGGCGAACACGTGGACGCGGAGCACGTATACTGCCCGAACTGCGGTGAGAAAGCGTCCCACCGGCTATTTTGCGAGTGTGGCGACGAGGTTCGATCGGACTGGTCGTTCTGTCCGAGCTGCGGCCGTCGGACACCTGCCGCGGACGTGCTGGACACCACCCGTCCTAAATAA
- a CDS encoding DUF5789 family protein → MSEDGPSRDRAQDRAEQRKSRRAAETESILEDVERHLGELEYPVTSEEIASEYGSEPIDMPNETESLGSVFDRLAGEEYDSPEEVREAVYGEVTGEAGSQGEANPERDLEQLDEQKQGSASESGGDAL, encoded by the coding sequence ATGAGCGAGGACGGACCGAGCCGCGACCGCGCACAGGATCGTGCCGAACAGCGCAAATCTCGGCGGGCCGCCGAGACGGAGTCGATCCTCGAGGACGTCGAACGCCACCTCGGAGAGCTCGAGTATCCGGTCACGAGCGAGGAGATCGCCTCCGAGTACGGCAGTGAGCCGATCGACATGCCGAACGAGACGGAGTCGCTCGGAAGCGTCTTCGATCGGCTGGCCGGCGAAGAGTACGACTCGCCCGAGGAGGTTCGCGAAGCCGTCTACGGCGAGGTGACGGGCGAGGCCGGGAGCCAAGGGGAGGCGAATCCCGAACGCGATCTCGAGCAATTGGACGAGCAGAAGCAGGGGTCGGCCAGCGAAAGCGGCGGCGACGCGCTCTGA
- a CDS encoding translation initiation factor IF-2 subunit beta, with protein MDYESSLNRAMDEVPDIGGDESRLEIPDPETQKDGAFTRFTNLDDIADVLSRDDEHVHRFIQREMGTSGKLENGRGRYNGTFSEQDFSAAIDAYVDEYVLCSECGLPDTRLVREDRTPMLRCDACGAFRPVTKRSSSSQQQQQADAVEEGNTYTVEITGTGRKGDGVAEKGNYTIFVPGSEEGDVVDIYIKNISGNLAFARLA; from the coding sequence ATGGATTACGAATCGAGTCTCAACCGAGCGATGGACGAAGTGCCGGACATCGGCGGCGACGAGAGCCGCCTGGAGATTCCGGATCCGGAAACGCAGAAAGACGGCGCGTTTACGCGGTTTACGAACCTGGACGACATCGCCGACGTGCTTTCGCGCGACGACGAACACGTCCACCGGTTCATCCAGCGCGAGATGGGGACCAGCGGCAAACTCGAGAACGGCCGCGGCCGGTACAACGGAACGTTCTCCGAACAGGACTTCAGCGCGGCGATCGACGCCTACGTCGACGAGTACGTCCTGTGTTCGGAGTGTGGCCTGCCGGACACCCGTCTCGTCCGCGAGGACCGCACCCCGATGCTTCGCTGTGACGCCTGTGGTGCGTTCCGTCCCGTCACGAAGCGCTCCTCGAGCAGCCAGCAACAACAGCAGGCCGACGCCGTCGAGGAGGGTAACACCTACACGGTCGAGATCACCGGCACCGGGCGCAAGGGCGACGGTGTCGCGGAGAAGGGGAACTACACGATCTTCGTCCCCGGTTCGGAGGAGGGAGACGTCGTCGACATCTACATCAAAAACATTTCCGGAAACCTGGCGTTCGCTCGACTCGCCTGA
- a CDS encoding helix-turn-helix transcriptional regulator, translating to MSLRQAPPVSRLVARAGRLGRHCVTLVEQLWIGSPANPRRESADSGCAATRRNGVGSRLRSSQDETQGLLVHPEDGPTSRDELLEYGFTPEEYVRAVLEQHDGRFKQRLLAEEYGWSSSTVSRLLTDLEKRGVVDRYRLGREKVVCLPDTASGAY from the coding sequence ATGAGTCTCCGTCAGGCCCCACCCGTCTCGCGACTCGTCGCTCGCGCCGGCCGGCTGGGTCGGCACTGTGTCACCCTCGTCGAACAGCTATGGATCGGCTCCCCTGCCAACCCGCGCAGAGAGTCAGCGGACTCCGGTTGCGCTGCAACGCGACGCAACGGAGTCGGTTCGAGGCTGAGATCGAGCCAGGACGAAACGCAGGGGCTGCTCGTCCATCCGGAGGACGGTCCGACCAGTCGCGACGAACTGCTCGAGTACGGGTTTACTCCCGAAGAGTACGTGCGCGCGGTCCTCGAGCAACACGACGGCCGGTTCAAACAGCGGCTGCTCGCCGAGGAGTACGGCTGGTCGTCGTCGACCGTTAGTCGACTCCTCACGGATCTCGAGAAACGGGGTGTGGTCGACCGGTATCGACTCGGCCGCGAAAAGGTCGTCTGTCTTCCCGACACCGCGTCGGGTGCGTACTAG
- a CDS encoding M24 family metallopeptidase, whose amino-acid sequence MATKLPAAEFESRLERVRDRLEEADADAGVWFGATSIEYLTGFDHIQTERPVVLATTADRVEVTVPRLEAERVSANPRIDAVHRYDDYPGGRPIRTAVDMLEGLGVDRVAADAEGAPGTMGYQGPPLTEFLEVETQDWVSRLRWEKSDAEVDLIRESAKWANLGHRYLAEYTEPGAHPVTVSQRASADASRAMLDALGDRYVPRTRGAGPVSAGYITGEQTRLPHGHTANRRLEEGDVLVTGATANVDGYHSELERTMFVGEPSDEQAHYFELMLEAQDIAIEALGPGVPIAAVDRAVCKYFEEQGVADLAQHHVGHNIGLGGHEPPYIDRGWGDHCESDRTSYDADDAVMRPGHVWTIEPGIYAETYGYRHSDTIAVTEDGIEWLTYYPRDLESNIVPVE is encoded by the coding sequence ATGGCAACGAAACTTCCGGCAGCCGAGTTCGAGAGCCGTCTCGAGCGCGTTCGAGACCGCCTCGAAGAGGCGGATGCCGACGCAGGCGTCTGGTTCGGCGCGACGAGCATCGAGTATCTCACCGGCTTCGATCACATCCAGACCGAGCGCCCGGTCGTCCTCGCGACGACGGCAGACCGGGTCGAGGTCACGGTTCCGCGACTCGAGGCCGAGCGCGTGAGCGCGAACCCCCGGATCGACGCGGTCCACCGCTACGACGACTATCCGGGTGGACGGCCGATCCGGACCGCCGTCGACATGCTCGAGGGGCTGGGCGTCGACCGCGTCGCGGCGGACGCCGAGGGGGCGCCCGGAACGATGGGCTATCAGGGGCCGCCGCTGACCGAGTTTCTCGAGGTCGAAACCCAGGACTGGGTCTCTCGGCTGCGCTGGGAGAAGTCCGACGCGGAAGTCGACTTGATCCGCGAGTCGGCGAAATGGGCGAACCTGGGACACCGTTACCTCGCCGAGTACACCGAACCCGGCGCGCATCCGGTGACGGTGAGCCAGCGCGCCTCCGCGGACGCCTCGCGAGCGATGTTGGACGCGCTGGGCGACCGCTACGTCCCGCGAACCCGCGGCGCCGGCCCCGTCAGCGCGGGCTACATCACCGGCGAACAGACGCGCCTCCCGCACGGCCACACCGCGAACCGACGGCTCGAGGAGGGAGACGTGCTGGTCACGGGCGCGACGGCGAACGTCGACGGCTACCACTCCGAACTCGAGCGGACGATGTTCGTCGGCGAGCCGAGCGACGAGCAGGCCCACTACTTCGAACTCATGCTCGAGGCGCAGGATATCGCGATCGAGGCGCTCGGGCCGGGCGTCCCGATCGCGGCCGTCGACCGGGCGGTCTGCAAATACTTCGAAGAACAGGGCGTCGCGGACCTCGCCCAGCACCACGTCGGACACAACATCGGACTCGGCGGCCACGAACCGCCGTACATCGACCGGGGCTGGGGCGATCACTGCGAGTCCGACCGCACGAGCTACGACGCCGACGACGCGGTGATGCGTCCGGGACACGTCTGGACGATCGAACCCGGCATCTACGCGGAGACGTACGGCTACCGCCACTCCGATACGATCGCCGTCACCGAGGACGGGATCGAGTGGCTGACGTACTATCCGCGAGACCTCGAGTCGAACATCGTGCCGGTGGAATAG
- a CDS encoding HAD family hydrolase gives MAVSFDLFGTLVDADQPADPAAAVADELEARGVDVPPYWDEAYASPHVDAPDGAEVPLPVHVDRALASRGVEYENNAVRRAVVAAFDPDVETRDGALEAVAAARERGPVAICSNCSVPELVARTLIRSDLEREEFDAIVTSVACGWRKPAPGIFELTADELGVRPADLVHVGDDPRTDGGCEDVGGTAILLEDVPLRDVPAKLAALEGGEETERGREP, from the coding sequence GTGGCAGTCTCGTTCGATCTCTTCGGCACGCTCGTCGACGCCGACCAGCCCGCGGATCCCGCAGCGGCCGTCGCCGACGAACTCGAGGCCCGCGGCGTCGACGTCCCGCCCTACTGGGACGAGGCGTACGCCAGTCCGCACGTCGACGCGCCGGACGGCGCGGAGGTGCCGCTCCCGGTCCACGTCGACCGGGCGCTCGCGAGCCGCGGCGTCGAGTACGAGAACAACGCCGTCAGACGGGCGGTCGTCGCGGCGTTCGACCCGGACGTCGAGACCAGGGACGGCGCGCTCGAGGCCGTCGCGGCCGCCCGAGAACGCGGCCCGGTGGCGATCTGCTCGAACTGCAGCGTCCCCGAACTCGTCGCGCGGACGCTCATCCGATCCGACCTCGAGCGCGAGGAGTTCGACGCTATCGTGACGAGCGTCGCCTGCGGCTGGCGCAAACCGGCCCCCGGAATCTTCGAACTGACCGCCGACGAACTCGGCGTCCGGCCAGCCGACCTCGTCCACGTCGGCGACGACCCTCGGACGGACGGCGGGTGCGAGGACGTCGGCGGAACGGCGATCCTACTCGAGGACGTTCCACTCCGTGACGTCCCTGCGAAACTGGCGGCGCTCGAGGGCGGCGAGGAAACCGAAAGAGGCAGAGAACCGTGA